The window TGAGAGTTGCGATCGCTCCGAGAGAATATCTTGGTGGATGATGAGATTGTTTTGAATGACTTGGCGCGATCGCACCGTCGATTCTAATTTTAAAGTTCTTCCTTCACTCTGTTGGGTTCCGGTGACAACCGTAATCGTCTCCGCCACCAAACCATCGCCGCGACGCTCCCAAGATTGTAACTGCGTGCGATAGCTCAAATCGGGATAGCGTTCCCACAACTTCGTTAAACCCTCAGAAAACTCCGAACGACTTAAATTATCGGCTGTCGTAAAGTTGGGGCTGTAATTGCTGAGGACGGTTTCCAGACTGCGCCGATTTGCTGCCGCTTCAACTCGTGCCAAAACGGCAGTCAGTTCCGGCGGCGCACTCTCCGGTTCGGCAGCGCGCGCAACTGCGCCAATTCCGACAGTCAAACCCGCACTCAAGATTAAGGGCAGCGATCGGCGAAAATATTGCCGTAACATTCTAAAGTTTTGCATCAGCGATCGTTCATTCCAATTTCATCGGGCCAAGGTGTTGCCATTATAGCGCCGCCCTTAGCCGTTAATCAGTTACTCATTACCCATTCTAGGGGCGATAAATTATTTGTCCTCAACCCGTTCCCTCATTGTCCCGTTCCCTCAGTACGCTCTCCGTAAAAATTGGGATTGAAAGCGATCGCAAATTGTGCTGAAAATAGGTTCGGTTGATTGTGTATTCTAAAGGTTGAATTGTTCTTAAAAGCCTCGTGTCTCAAAAAACGACTCGCTTTCTCATCGCTGCTAGTGGTACGGGCGGCCATTTATTCCCCGCGCTCGCTGTCGCTCAACACTTAGAGGGGTGCGATATTGAATGGTTGGGCGTTCCGAATCGCCTCGAACAAACCCTCGTCCCGAAACAATATCGCTTGCATACCATCCCTTTAGAAGGATTTCAAACGCGCTTCGGGCTGAAAACGCTGGAAATTCTCGGACGCTTCGGCAATTCCATTCTTAGCGTTCGCAACTTATTGAGCAAACAGAAAATCGATGCGGTGTTTACAACAGGGGGGTATATTGCCGCTCCTGCAATTTTAGCGGCTCGTCTGGCGGGAATTCCGGTTATTTTGCACGAATCGAACGCTTTACCGGGGAAAGTTACCCGATGGTTTGCGCCCTCTTGTACGACTGTCGCCATTGGGTTTAAGGAAACGGCAGAACGCTTAAGCGGAAATCCAATTTGGGTAGGAACGCCGGTTCGCCCTAATTTTTTAACGCCTCAATCGCTCGATTTATCGATTCCGGAGAATGCACCTTTAATTGTGGTGATGGGAGGTTCTCAAGGGGCGGTGGCGGTGAATGAATTGGTGCGATCCTCGGCAGCGGATTGGTTTGCCGAAGGCGCTTATATCGTTCATTTAACGGGAACGAACGATCCCGATGCCGCTACACTCCAACATCCGCAATATTTCTCGCTGCCGTTTTATGAAAATATGGCGGGGTTGTTGCAGCGCGCAGATCTGGCGATTAGTCGCGCGGGCGCGAGCGCTTTGGCAGAATTGGCAGTAACGGGAACGCCAGGAATTTTAATTCCGTATCCTTATGCAGCGGAAGACCATCAAGCTTATAATGCTAGCGTTTTTGCGCGCGCGGGAGCGGGGGTGATGTTCCGTCAAGAACAGTTGAGCGTGCCGATTTTGAATGAGGAAGTATTGGCGTTGTTGCGCGATCGCGATCGCCTCGCTAATATGGGCAAAAAAGCAGCCTCCCTCAACATTCCCGACAGTGCGGAACGTTTAGCAGCGTTGCTGCGAAAACCGTAGGGCTTTGAGTAGGAGGCGCATTGATTAATTAAAAGTTTGGACTAATCAAGGCATTCCAGATAATTAAAGTTAACCCACCCTTCTTTGCCATTTACCCGGGAATTTGGGCCGCGTATCACGCGAACGTAGACCCACGTATCCCCAGACCCTCGGAGATAACGTACTATGTTATCATTGTCCAACCCAGCTATCGCCTCGCCCCCCGGAGAGCGGCGCAACGCAAGCTGACCGGACTGAAGGTTTGTCACCACGCAGTTTAATTCGGAAATACGTTCTGAGGAAGAAGTTGCTACGGGACTCATCTCGACATTGAGAATCACATTTCCATTGGGAGCAAACACTTTGAGGCGATACCTACCATCGTTCGTGCCAAGCGGTGACATATTGTAGGTGTAGCCGCTATTTTCCCAAATCAAGCTACCTCTCTGGCGAAAAGAAACCTGGGGAATGTAAAGGCAATTGCCCCGATCGTCGCATCCTCGGTAAGAAACTTCGCCATCGGCTCCCCCAATCGTAACAGTATAGCCGCCACCTTGATATGTATCTGCTTTGGCAGAAGTGGCGAACAATAAGCCAGCCAGTAATGTAGAAATCGCCAAGATTTTTTTCATTTCTTGTTTTTGATTCGATCGGAGTCGATCCTACAGTTCCCTATTGAGTGCTAAAAACACCACTCGCGTTCCCGTAAGCTCCGTCAGCAAAGCGGAGGCTGAAATACAGGGGCTTTGGGTGATGTTTCGGCGGAGTTTCAGCTTTGAGAGTGATAGATCGCTGGAACCCCCTGTAAGTCCCCAGCATCACCAGCTAGTCGCTAAAAGGGCAAACCGGGGAAGCCGCCGGGAAGACCGGGAAGATTGAAACCGGGTAGGCGGGGTAAATTGATATTAGGATATAAGCTTTGTAGGGCTTCTTGAAGTTTGCCTGCGCCGGGAATAGGAATCTGAAAACCGTTAAATAAACTGCCCTGGAGCAAATTCTCAATATCCGCTTGCGAGAGGTCAAAGAGTTGACTGAAGAAACCGTCGGGGGAAATATCGAGGCGCTTTCCTTGCGCGATCGCGAGTTTTTCCGAACTGCCGGTTTTATTGACCTGCACCTCTCCTTCCAAAACTTTAACGCTGGATTGACCTTGTTTATCGACTTCTAAAACGTAAACCGTCCCTTGCACCGCAACTTCAAAGTTTGCCGCGCAACCGTTAGCCGGACCGCTGGCTAAAAGTAAACCTTCCTTAACTTCGATGCACTGACCGATCGTAATCTTCGAGTTCGGCCCCATGCGTCCTACCGAACCGTTGTTGAAAGCGAGGGAGGCGCGAGCTTCTTGGGTCGATACGGTTTGCTTGAAGCTCGCCGTATCGTTGACTTTGGCGGGGTTTTGCTCGATGAATACGCGATCGCTGTCCAATATCTCCTGAATCGTAACGAGATCGATCTGTGCTGAGGCTGGAACTTGAGTCGAAGCGATCGCGATAACCAAGCCGACGAGCGCGGCCAAAAGAAGGGTTCCCATTCGACGCTGCTTTAACACTGCAATAGTCCTTGAATCTACGAAATAGGGTTAGGCATCGACGAATTGGGGGCGAAAAAGTTCCGCGATCGCCAAAAATCGACCATTTGCCCTCGCTGCCGCCCATTTCAAACTCAAGCTATAATTAATTTCAGTTAAAATCGCAAATGTATTGAAATTCATCCCAAACTAAACTAAACTAACTTCACACAAGAAACAAAACCGAAGTCCAAACGTATTAGAAATGAAAAGACCCTTACGCTTTCTGGGTTTAGCACTGGCAGGACTGGTAGCAAGCTGGACGGTTGCCGCTTGTTCTAGCGGAGGAACCCAGAACGCCGCCAACAACCCTTCAAAACCGGGCGGCAAAGAACCCACAAAAATTACCCTCGTCTCTTACGCCGTTACCCAAAGCGCTTACGAAAAAATCGTGCCGCAGTTCGTCAAGCAATGGCAGGAAAAAACCGGGCAAACCGTCACCGTCGAACAAAGCTACGGCGGTTCCGGTTCCCAAACCCGCGCCGTGATTGACGGACTCGAAGCCGATGTCGTCGCCCTCGCCCTCGCCCTCGACACCAAAAAGATCGAAAAAGCGGGCTTAATCCAACCGGGATGGGAAACTGAAGCGCCCAACGACGCAATTGTCCATAAATCCGTCGCCGCCCTCGTCACCCGCGACAGCAAAACCAAAATCGCTAAATGGTCGGATCTCGCCAACGACAACATCAAAACCATCACTGCCAACCCGAAAACTTCCGGCGGTGCGCGTTGGAACTTCCTCGCGCTGTGGGGTGGGGTAACGCAAGCGGGCGGCAGCGAACAACAAGCACAGGAATTTGTGGAGAAAGTCTTCAAAAATGTCCCCGTTCTCCCCAAAGATGCGCGAGAAGCGAGTGACGTTTTTTACAAGCAAGGTCAAGGCAACGTCCTGATTAACTACGAAAACGAAGTTCTCCTCGCTAAGCAAAAAGGCGATCAATCACCTTACTTCGTTCCCACCGACTACAACATTTCCATTGATAGTCCCGTTGCTGTTGTCGATAAAAATGTTGACAAACATGGAACCCGCGAAGTTGCTGAAGCTTTTGTGAAGTTTCTGTTTACGCCGGAAGCCCAGCGAGAATTCGCTAAAGTCGGCTTCCGTCCGATTGATGAAACTGTCGCTAAAGACTTTACCGCCCAATATCCTAAAGTTAATAAACTTTTTACAGTAAAAGATTTAGGCGGTTGGGACGCAATTCAAAAGAAATTTTTTGACGATGGAGCGACCTTCGACAAAATTCTTGCTAAAACGGGTAAATCTTAATACTGTTGAGGCGTTTTATAACTGACCCTCTTTTTGGAGCTAACCATGAATAATCCCACAGTCCTTAAGCTAGATGAGTCGGGAAATAATCGCCCGACGCAAGCAAGAATTCGCATTCGAGTTCCTAAAAAATATCATCGAGAAGCAGTTCTTTCTCAGCTGGTTTTACACCACGGTTTAGAAGTCAATATCCTCAGCGCTATTTTAGGTGGTAATGGGGAAGGAGATGGCTGGTTCGATCTTCAGCTTTTTGGAACCTCGCAACAAATCGACGATGCGCTAATCGAGCTAACCGAACGCGATATTCAAATTCTCGACAGCGTTGGGACAAACCAAGATGGTTGGTAATTAAAACAATAAAAATGACGCTCGAATCTTCTCAATTACAGTCCTACCCATCGAACTCGCTGCGCGATCGCTTTTCGGGTATTTCTCTGCCTTGGACGGTTACAATTTCCTACCTCGTCCTGCTTCTCCTACTGCCCGCAGCAGCATTAATTACTAAATCGATCGCGCTTGGAATTCCTGAATTTTGGCGCGTTGCTACCAGTCCGATTGCCCTCTCAGCATACAATGTTACGTTTGTAACGGCGCTACTTGCTGGAGCGATTAACGGTATTATGGGCAGTTTAATTGCTTGGGTTTTCGTTCGCTATTCTTTCCCAGGGCGAAAAGTTCTAGATGCTGCGATCGATTTGCCTTTTGCCCTACCAACTTCTGTCGCAGGCTTAGTATTAGCAACTGTCTACAGCGATAAAGGCTGGCTCGGTCAACTGTTTGTCCCCTTCGGCATCAAAATTGCCTTTACTCGTTTGGGCGTTTTTGTGGCTATGCTGTTTATTTCTTTACCTTTTGTGGTGAGAACGCTGCAACCCGTTTTACAAGAGATGGAAAAGGAACTCGAAGAAGCAGCTTGGTCTTTAGGGGCTTCCCAATGGCAAACGTTTACTAAAGTTTTAATGCCGCCTTTAATTCCCCCAGTTTTGACAGGAGTTGCATTGGGATTTTCGCGAGCGGTGGGCGAATATGGCTCTGTTGTTATTGTTGCTTCTAACATTCCTTTCCAGGATTTAATTGCGCCGGTTTTAGTGTTCCAACGGTTAGAACAGTACGATTATGTCGGAGCAACCGTCATCGGAACGGTATTGCTATTCGCTTCTCTAGTTTTGCTGCTAGCGATTAACTTATTACAACAGTGGGGTCGTCGCTATGCAGTCCGATAAGTTGCCTCGGTTTCTTTTAATTGGTACAGCAATTCTTTACCTTGCGCTCTTGCTAATTGTTCCTGCTTGTGCTGTCGTTTACGAAGCTTTACATAAAGGGGTAGGAGCATTTCTCGAGGCGGTTAGAATTACTGGATTTGCTGAAGCAATTAAACTGACCATTATTGTCACCGCGATCGCTGTTCCTTTGAATACAGTTTTTGGGTTGTGCGCGGCGTGGGTTATTGCTCGCAATCAGTTTCGCGGGCGCGCCTTACTGATGAGTATTATCGACTTACCGTTTTCTATTTCTCCGGTTGTCGCGGGGTTAATGCTGGTTCTTTTATACGGACGTAATGGCTGGTTTGGCGGTTTAGTCGAAACGATCGGAATTAAAGTAATTTTTGCTCTGCCTGGAATGGTGCTAGCAACAATCTTTGTTACTCTTCCGTTTGTCGCGCGAGAAGTGATTCCAGTATTAGAAGAAATCGGCTCGGAACAAGAAGAAGCTGCGCGAACTTTAGGCGCGAGCGATTGGCAAATTTTCTGGAGAGTGACGCTACCTAGTATTCGCTGGGGTTTGCTTTACGGTTTGTTATTAACGAATGCGCGGGCGATGGGTGAATTTGGAGCCGTGGCGGTCGTTTCCGGAAGTATTTTAGGGAAGACAGCAACGCTCCCGATTTTCGTCGAACTTGCCTACAAAAACTATCATACGGAAGCGGCATTTAGTGCGGCACTTTTGCTGGGTTTGCTAGCAGGTTTTACACTTCTTGTTAAGGAAATTCTCGAACGTCGCGTTCAAAGGAAAGCCGATTAATAATGAATAGTGAATAATGAATGATTTTAGTTTAAGACGACTGGGCTGAGATGCGAATAAAAAGTTTTATAGCGCTACTTACTTTTAAATATACGTTTCTTAACCCACAAAAGTCTTAGCTGGTGGGCGCTGCCCACTCTACCTAACTAGGCTGAGGTGCAAATAAAAAGTTTTACCTTTTGATTCAAGCTTGTTGCTACGCCTCACTACCTCTACTCCCTCATTTTGAATTTTGGATTGTGAATTCCCATGAGTATTATTGTCGATCGCGTTTCTAAAAATTTCGGTTCCTTCCAAGCCCTAGATAACGTCAGCTTAAAGGTTAAAGAAGGAAGCCTAGTCGCCCTACTCGGGCCGTCGGGTTCGGGCAAATCTACCTTACTGCGCGCGATCGCGGGACTAGAAAGCCCCGATCGCGGTACTATCCTCATCAACGGTCGCGATACCAACGGTCTCGACGTGCGGCGGCGCAACATCGGCTTTGTCTTCCAACACTACGCCCTGTTCAAGCACCTCACCGTGCGCCAAAATATCGCCTTTGGTTTGGAAATTCATAAAAAAACAGGCCCCTACGTCAAGCAGCGAGTTGAAGAACTGCTCGAACTGATTCAATTGCAAGGACTCGGCAATCGTTACCCCGCTCAACTCTCCGGCGGACAGCGGCAGCGCGTCGCCCTCGCCCGCGCCCTCGCCGTCCAACCCCAAGTCTTGCTTCTTGACGAACCTTTCGGCGCGCTCGATGCCAAAGTTCGTAAAGAATTGCGCGCTTGGTTGCGGAAACTCCACGATGAAGTCCACGTCACCAGCGTTTTTGTCACCCACGACCAAGAAGAAGCGATGGAAGTTGCAGACGAACTGGTAGTGATGAATAAAGGGCGTATCGAACAAGTCGGAACTCCCGCCGAAATTTACGAAAATCCTGCTACGCCGTTTGTGATGAGTTTTGTAGGCGAAGTGAACGTGCTACCGGGAACTGCGAGTTTGTTTGACGGGCGAGATTTACCGAAGAACGGCGAGCGCGCTTTTGTCCGCCCCCACGAGTTCGAGCTTCAATTGGACAACGACGGACAAAGCACCAAAGCTGTTGTCAAACGTATCGTTCATTTAGGGTGGGAAATTCAAGTCGAACTCGAGCTTCCCGATAGCTTAAACGCGATCGCGCATTTAAGTCGAGAACGATTCGCCCACCTCGATTTAGAACCCGGACAGTTTGTATTTGTCAAGCCCCGACGCACCAAGTTTTTCGCCGCCGCTTAAGGGCTAAACCGGGGAATTTCAATCGAAAATGCGGCTCCCTTTCCGGGACTCGATTCGCAGTATAACTTACCTCGATGAAAGTCCCGAACGATGCGATCGCTAATCGACAATCCCAAGCCCGTCCCTTTTCCCACGCTTTTAGTCGTGAAAAAGGGATTAAATAACTGTTGTTTGATCTCTTCAGGAATGCCAATTCCATTATCGGCAATCCGAATTTTAAAAATATCTGTTTCAACTTGTGTTTGAATCCAGATCTTAGGAGTATCTTTCAGCTTTTTCTCCAACCAAGCTTCTTCTAAAGCATCGATCGCGTTGCTCAAAATATTCATGAAAACTTGATTGAGTTGACCGGCATTGCATTTAAGAAAATGGCACTCATCATAACGTTCAATAATCTGAATCTTAGGTCTTTCGCCCTGCTCTTTTAAGCGATGTTTCAAAAGCGCTAGCGTACTTTTAATACCGCTGCAAACATCAACATCCTTCATGGAGTTTTCATCTTTTCTCGCAAAATTACGCATCGAACTTACAATTTCTTGGATGCGGGTAACTCCACTTTCCATCGATTTTAAGATTTTAGGAAAATCTTGACGAATATAGTCGAGTTCGAGATTAATGATTTCTTCTTGAATTTCCGATTCTGGCTGAGGATAGTGCTGTTGATATAGCGAAATCAAGGTTAATAGATGCTGACTGTATTCAATCGCATAATTAATGTTGCCATCAATGAAATTGATAGGATTATTAATTTCGTGAGCAATTCCGGCAACTAATTGTCCGAGACCTGACATTTTTTCGCTGTGAATGAGTTGCAGTTGTGCTTCCTGAAGTTTCTGGAGACTGGCTTCGAGTTCGTCTTTTTGCTGTTTTAATAAGCCTTCTGAAACCGTTAAAGCTTGAAGCAATCGATCTTGTTGGACGGAACGTTCTAGGGACATGACGAGATAAAGCGTCAGAAGACTCGTACCGAATAAGCCAAGTCCTAAAACGCCCAAGGTTCGCCAAGGCGTTTCGTTAAAGTCAGCAGTGGGAATAACTAATAGCGACCATTCTTGCCCTTGTAAGTTAACCGTTCGCAGGCAATTGCTCGTATTTTTGCCGTAAGGACAGGCAATGCTAAAAGGCAATCCGGGTGAGGGACCTATTCGCTTTGGGCTTACGTCGGGATTAATAATGAAGCTCTGCGTTGTGGCATCGTAAGCGATGAGGAAAAGATCGCGCGGCGTATTGAGTCCTTTTTGGAGCGCGGATTCTAAGCGATCGACCGACATTTCATAAAGGTACAAATCCAAAGATTCAGGATTGAATTCTTTTAGGGAAGCCTTGACAATTTCAGCGATTTGAATGGCAACAAAAGAAACGCCAATGAAGTCTTCGCGGCGTTTTTCCATGTTCTCTAACGGCGCATTGTAGCGGTAAATCGGCGAATAGAGAACAAACCCCAAGCCGTTGCCAGCTTCTAGGGGCAAGCGATGGGTTGCTGAAACCGTAGCCGTATCGCGGGCGCGCGCGATTGTAACTGAATTTTGCAACTGAGAAGCGCGATCGTATTGCAGGACACTTTGAAGTTTATCAGAGGGTTCGAGGTAGGTGGTTGGAAAGTATTCCGCGCGCTCCCGTGCGGGAACGATCGCGCTAGGATCGGAAGGATTATATTCCCAGATGTTACGCCCCCATTTGCGTTCGTAGTTGGCGCGATCGCCCGCCAAAATTCGAGGAGCAAAGCCTACACTCAAAATTTCTGAAGAATCGAACAGGATCGCTCGGGAAAAACGAGCGAATTCATCCTGTGAAATATTCTCCGAGGCTTCGTAAAATCCTGCTAAGGCTCTGGCAATTTTTACGGAATTATCGAGGTGGCGTTGAAAAGTTAGAGCGAGGGTGTCGGCACTGCGGGCGTATTTATCGAGATTTTTTGCTTTTTCCCAACGGTATATGGTGTAGGCAGCACCGCAAGATGAAAAAATACCTAAAAATAGAACTAACCAAACCGGAAAATAACGCAGTACCTTAGACCTGCGTTGCGGTGTGAGAAAAGCAGTAGGAAGCTTTAAGACTGCGATCGCCACTTTTCCGTTCCTTCGGGTTGAGAGTTATACCTCCAGTCGGGCTTAGTATAGATCTTTCTCCTATCAATTCGCTCTTTCATCTCAATTTCGCTCCAAACTCTAAAGATGCTTAAAGTCGCGCTGGGCTTTTTAGAGTGGCGAGGCCTGATGCGACTCCTATATCTATCTTACTGATAATCAGTTTTACCGATGAGCATTGAAACAAGAGAATCTCAAGATTTAATGCAAGGCTGATATTTCGCAATTCGTCCTATTTAAAGAAATATGGTGCCAAAATCGAACGATTTGCCTGCCCACTTCGGAAGGGTAAAGGTAATGAAAAAAGTGAGGTCCTTCGGAACACATCCAAAGTTCGTCTCCCGGTTGCAGCCAAGCACGCCATTTTTCTAGTACATTAGCATTAACAATAATGTCATCTGCGCTCCCACAAACCAGCAAAGGAACGTCAACGCCGCCCGGAGTTATGCGATCGCGTCGATAAAGCGAGTGAGGAGATAGGGAGTGCAACAAGTCTTTTTCCAAGATTTCAATTAAGCACTTTGTCGTGCGGTAATTTTGTTCTCCAAATAGGTAGCGAACTATCTGGGCGAGAATCGCGACGCGATCGCACGGTAGTTGCGCGCACAAGGTATAGTAATGCGCTTGCCAGTCGATTTCTGGATGCGCGCCTACCCCTAATAAGGTTAGCGATCGCACTCGTTCGGGATGTTCGCGGGCGTACAGTAAACCCAGCAATCCCGCTGTCCCGTGTCCGATGAGATGTAGGGGGCGATCGCACTGTTTGAGATAGTCGTGTAGCAGAACGGATGCGATCTTCAGAGAACTCGCTTCATCCGGACTCTGGCTATATTCCCAGCGCGCAATAGCAGCACGAGCGAATAAATAGCGCAGTAACGGAGCCTCAAACGGTTGAAAGCTTTCGCTCGTGTTTAACCACAAAGCCGTCGGATACTTGCTCATTCCCTTCCTCATTCAAAGCCCTCCTAGCTTCTTCTTCTTGGCATTCCAATACAGGACTGAGGCGCGCGAGTCAAAAACCCGATAACTCCGTGCCAAGTCCAGGCATCGTCTTCACCTTAAACTTATTGATATTTAAAGTCAAGTATTTATTTCAAAGACTGACTCCTCAAGACCGGCTCTCTCTACTGCTTCCATTGCTTATATTTGCTAAAGTCCCTATTTTAAAGGAGTTTTAGCTCTCAGATTAGATAAGAAAATCTGTACAGATTTCGCGATAACACAATTCTTATTGATACTAAGATGCAATTAAGCTCAAATAGAATTACACTGTTTTGCAAGTAATTGAGAATTACTTCTAATAAGCAAGGAAGCCTTGCTCTCAGACACAATCTCACAACACACTAGAGGATGCGTTATGCAGACATACGACAATCCCAACGTTAAATACGATTGGTGGGCGGGGAATGCTCGTTTCACCAACCTTTCCGGCTTATTTATAGCCGCGCACGTCGCCCAAGCGGCCCTCACCGTTTTCTGGGCAGGAGCCTTCACCTTCTTTGAACTCGCACGTTACAACCCCGAAATCCCAATGGGAGAACAAGGACTCATCCTACT is drawn from Oscillatoria sp. FACHB-1406 and contains these coding sequences:
- a CDS encoding nuclear transport factor 2 family protein translates to MQNFRMLRQYFRRSLPLILSAGLTVGIGAVARAAEPESAPPELTAVLARVEAAANRRSLETVLSNYSPNFTTADNLSRSEFSEGLTKLWERYPDLSYRTQLQSWERRGDGLVAETITVVTGTQQSEGRTLKLESTVRSRQVIQNNLIIHQDILSERSQLSMGASPPAVEVNLPERVKPGQKYNFDTIVTKPLEDGLLLGGASEQKVNSDLFINPSQFELELLQAGGVFRMGQAPNLAEDRLLSAIIVGEGGITLVTQRLHVE
- the cysW gene encoding sulfate ABC transporter permease subunit CysW — protein: MQSDKLPRFLLIGTAILYLALLLIVPACAVVYEALHKGVGAFLEAVRITGFAEAIKLTIIVTAIAVPLNTVFGLCAAWVIARNQFRGRALLMSIIDLPFSISPVVAGLMLVLLYGRNGWFGGLVETIGIKVIFALPGMVLATIFVTLPFVAREVIPVLEEIGSEQEEAARTLGASDWQIFWRVTLPSIRWGLLYGLLLTNARAMGEFGAVAVVSGSILGKTATLPIFVELAYKNYHTEAAFSAALLLGLLAGFTLLVKEILERRVQRKAD
- a CDS encoding sulfate ABC transporter substrate-binding protein, with the translated sequence MKRPLRFLGLALAGLVASWTVAACSSGGTQNAANNPSKPGGKEPTKITLVSYAVTQSAYEKIVPQFVKQWQEKTGQTVTVEQSYGGSGSQTRAVIDGLEADVVALALALDTKKIEKAGLIQPGWETEAPNDAIVHKSVAALVTRDSKTKIAKWSDLANDNIKTITANPKTSGGARWNFLALWGGVTQAGGSEQQAQEFVEKVFKNVPVLPKDAREASDVFYKQGQGNVLINYENEVLLAKQKGDQSPYFVPTDYNISIDSPVAVVDKNVDKHGTREVAEAFVKFLFTPEAQREFAKVGFRPIDETVAKDFTAQYPKVNKLFTVKDLGGWDAIQKKFFDDGATFDKILAKTGKS
- a CDS encoding SH3 domain-containing protein; amino-acid sequence: MKKILAISTLLAGLLFATSAKADTYQGGGYTVTIGGADGEVSYRGCDDRGNCLYIPQVSFRQRGSLIWENSGYTYNMSPLGTNDGRYRLKVFAPNGNVILNVEMSPVATSSSERISELNCVVTNLQSGQLALRRSPGGEAIAGLDNDNIVRYLRGSGDTWVYVRVIRGPNSRVNGKEGWVNFNYLECLD
- a CDS encoding sulfate/molybdate ABC transporter ATP-binding protein encodes the protein MSIIVDRVSKNFGSFQALDNVSLKVKEGSLVALLGPSGSGKSTLLRAIAGLESPDRGTILINGRDTNGLDVRRRNIGFVFQHYALFKHLTVRQNIAFGLEIHKKTGPYVKQRVEELLELIQLQGLGNRYPAQLSGGQRQRVALARALAVQPQVLLLDEPFGALDAKVRKELRAWLRKLHDEVHVTSVFVTHDQEEAMEVADELVVMNKGRIEQVGTPAEIYENPATPFVMSFVGEVNVLPGTASLFDGRDLPKNGERAFVRPHEFELQLDNDGQSTKAVVKRIVHLGWEIQVELELPDSLNAIAHLSRERFAHLDLEPGQFVFVKPRRTKFFAAA
- a CDS encoding alpha/beta hydrolase: MSKYPTALWLNTSESFQPFEAPLLRYLFARAAIARWEYSQSPDEASSLKIASVLLHDYLKQCDRPLHLIGHGTAGLLGLLYAREHPERVRSLTLLGVGAHPEIDWQAHYYTLCAQLPCDRVAILAQIVRYLFGEQNYRTTKCLIEILEKDLLHSLSPHSLYRRDRITPGGVDVPLLVCGSADDIIVNANVLEKWRAWLQPGDELWMCSEGPHFFHYLYPSEVGRQIVRFWHHISLNRTNCEISALH
- a CDS encoding NIL domain-containing protein; translated protein: MNNPTVLKLDESGNNRPTQARIRIRVPKKYHREAVLSQLVLHHGLEVNILSAILGGNGEGDGWFDLQLFGTSQQIDDALIELTERDIQILDSVGTNQDGW
- the murG gene encoding undecaprenyldiphospho-muramoylpentapeptide beta-N-acetylglucosaminyltransferase, coding for MSQKTTRFLIAASGTGGHLFPALAVAQHLEGCDIEWLGVPNRLEQTLVPKQYRLHTIPLEGFQTRFGLKTLEILGRFGNSILSVRNLLSKQKIDAVFTTGGYIAAPAILAARLAGIPVILHESNALPGKVTRWFAPSCTTVAIGFKETAERLSGNPIWVGTPVRPNFLTPQSLDLSIPENAPLIVVMGGSQGAVAVNELVRSSAADWFAEGAYIVHLTGTNDPDAATLQHPQYFSLPFYENMAGLLQRADLAISRAGASALAELAVTGTPGILIPYPYAAEDHQAYNASVFARAGAGVMFRQEQLSVPILNEEVLALLRDRDRLANMGKKAASLNIPDSAERLAALLRKP
- the cysT gene encoding sulfate ABC transporter permease subunit CysT; this encodes MTLESSQLQSYPSNSLRDRFSGISLPWTVTISYLVLLLLLPAAALITKSIALGIPEFWRVATSPIALSAYNVTFVTALLAGAINGIMGSLIAWVFVRYSFPGRKVLDAAIDLPFALPTSVAGLVLATVYSDKGWLGQLFVPFGIKIAFTRLGVFVAMLFISLPFVVRTLQPVLQEMEKELEEAAWSLGASQWQTFTKVLMPPLIPPVLTGVALGFSRAVGEYGSVVIVASNIPFQDLIAPVLVFQRLEQYDYVGATVIGTVLLFASLVLLLAINLLQQWGRRYAVR
- a CDS encoding CHASE domain-containing protein; amino-acid sequence: MAIAVLKLPTAFLTPQRRSKVLRYFPVWLVLFLGIFSSCGAAYTIYRWEKAKNLDKYARSADTLALTFQRHLDNSVKIARALAGFYEASENISQDEFARFSRAILFDSSEILSVGFAPRILAGDRANYERKWGRNIWEYNPSDPSAIVPARERAEYFPTTYLEPSDKLQSVLQYDRASQLQNSVTIARARDTATVSATHRLPLEAGNGLGFVLYSPIYRYNAPLENMEKRREDFIGVSFVAIQIAEIVKASLKEFNPESLDLYLYEMSVDRLESALQKGLNTPRDLFLIAYDATTQSFIINPDVSPKRIGPSPGLPFSIACPYGKNTSNCLRTVNLQGQEWSLLVIPTADFNETPWRTLGVLGLGLFGTSLLTLYLVMSLERSVQQDRLLQALTVSEGLLKQQKDELEASLQKLQEAQLQLIHSEKMSGLGQLVAGIAHEINNPINFIDGNINYAIEYSQHLLTLISLYQQHYPQPESEIQEEIINLELDYIRQDFPKILKSMESGVTRIQEIVSSMRNFARKDENSMKDVDVCSGIKSTLALLKHRLKEQGERPKIQIIERYDECHFLKCNAGQLNQVFMNILSNAIDALEEAWLEKKLKDTPKIWIQTQVETDIFKIRIADNGIGIPEEIKQQLFNPFFTTKSVGKGTGLGLSISDRIVRDFHRGKLYCESSPGKGAAFSIEIPRFSP